A section of the Pleuronectes platessa chromosome 7, fPlePla1.1, whole genome shotgun sequence genome encodes:
- the LOC128443974 gene encoding putative uncharacterized protein DDB_G0271982 isoform X4: MAREEKNQILDLEKENQRLLLQIPKPQVYESPTFTKYLDNVNAIKEKQVQLEREKEKKETEKQEKTKQVEREKKDKTESEEQKKREKNEEKEKVFHHSTGHKASSSRQRCAHILKVCMCREGPRLLITTEDTRNKESSKKLLPLKRTFVKQVMRLNRSKPATDQHHR, encoded by the exons ATGGCTCGAGAGGAGAAGAATCAGATTTTGGATTTGGAGAAGGAAAACCAGAGGTTGTTACTGCAGATCCCTAAGCCTCAG GTTTATGAGAGTCCCACCTTCACGAAATACTTGGACAATGTGAATGCCATAAAGGAGAAGCAAGTacaactggagagagagaaggagaagaaagaaacggagaagcaggaaaagacaaagcaagtggagagagagaagaaagacaagACGGAGAGCGAGGAACAGAAGAAGCGAGAaaagaatgaggagaaggagaag GTGTTCCATCACAGCACAGGGCACAAAGCCTCGTCCTCCAGGCAGCGCTGTGCACACATACTCAAAGTGTGCATGTGCAGAGAGGGGCCAAGGTTACTGATCACAACAGAAGATACGAGGAACAAGGAAAGCTCAAAGAAACTACTTCCTCTAAAAAGAACATTTGTAAAACAAGT
- the herpud1 gene encoding homocysteine-responsive endoplasmic reticulum-resident ubiquitin-like domain member 1 protein produces the protein MDAEASGPETISVLIKTPNQVREDHILEDVHLDWTVRELKTRLSAVYATRPAVTDQRLIYSGKLLPDHLRIRDIFRQTDSTPALHLVCAFRNPPQEPKSTETEQAPPSSPRRAAASSSPSSSSTVQTPSSPELRQRRPTTAAAAPAPPGSPAWPPAAMPGAPHMAQPAFPTYSLYSPQQLLWLQHVYARQYYMQYHAALVAAGSAPSPPASVTGQFPPVPAHQVPVPAPLANQNPIDNLPANQNAAQDGAFINPGEANQNMRMNAQGGAVMEDEDAIERDWLDWLYSAARFCVLLMIVYFNSNLSRFLMVASTLLLMYLHTAGLFPFRRQQAPEPNPLQAPEVQHNQQNEDRMPNPNPAVELADEQREEPAAAAEGPDGPGPMAAVLVPPHRVSVVWTAWVFFKTFFSSLVPEAPQGAAN, from the exons ATGGACGCGGAGGCTTCCGGACCGGAGACGATCAGTGTCCTCATCAAGACCCCGAACCAGGTCCGGGAGGACCACATCCTGGAGGACGTGCACCTGGACTGGACCGTGCGCGAGCTGAAGACGCGTCTGTCCGCCGTGTACGCCACCAGGCCG GCGGTGACTGACCAGAGACTCATCTACTCTGGCAAACTGCTCCCAGACCATCTGCGCATCAGAGACATCTTCAGACAG ACGGACTCCACTCCAGCTCTGCATCTCGTGTGTGCTTTCAGGAATCCACCTCAGGAGCCGAAG AGCACGGAGACAGAACAGGCCCCCCCCTCCAGCCCAAGACGTGCAGCAGCTTCATCGAgccccagcagctcctccacagtccAGACCCCGAGCTCACCAGAGCTGAGGCAGAGGAGACCGACTACAGCTGCTGCCGCTCCGGCTCCACCGGGGAGTCCAGCATGGCCGCCTGCTGCAAT GCCGGGAGCTCCACACATGGCCCAGCCGGCGTTCCCCACCTACTCCCTGTACAGCCCCCAGCAGCTGCTGTGGCTCCAGCACGTCTACGCTCGGCAGTACTACATGCAGTA CCACGCAGCTCTGGTGGCGGcaggctccgccccctctcCCCCGGCTTCGGTCACTGGCCAGTTCCCTCCAGTCCCAGCCCACCAAGTACCCGTTCCCGCCCCCTTAGCCAATCAGAACCCAATCGACAACCTGCCGGCAAATCAGAACGCGGCACAGGACGGCGCTTTCATCAACCCGGGGGAGGCCAATCAGAACATGCGGATGAACGCACAGGGCGGGGCTGTGATGGAGGACGAGGACGCCATCGAACGTGACTGGCTGGACTGGTTGTACTCGGCAGCGAGGTTCTGCGTCCTGCTCATGATCGTGTACTTCAACTCCAACCTGAGTCGCTTTCTGATGGTGGCCAGCACGCTCCTCCTCATGTACCT ACACACTGCAGGTTTGTTTCCCTTCAGACGACAACAGGCTCCAGAGCCCAACCCCCTGCAGGCCCCTGAGGTCCAGCACAACCAGCAGAACGAGGACAGGATGCCAAACCCCAATCCA GCGGTCGAACTGGCTGACGAACAAAGAGAGGAAccggctgctgcagcagaaggaCCCGACGGACCAGGACCGATGGCGGCCGTGTTAGTTCCTCCGCACCGGGTGTCAGTCGTCTGGACGGCCTGGGTGTTCTTCAaaaccttcttctcctccctcgtaCCCGAGGCTCCTCAGGGTGCGGCCAACTGA